The proteins below are encoded in one region of Juglans microcarpa x Juglans regia isolate MS1-56 chromosome 4D, Jm3101_v1.0, whole genome shotgun sequence:
- the LOC121261599 gene encoding kinesin-like protein KIN-14R isoform X1 → MEETRFDTYHQDLETLVPNSSVSEAFDWEKVEPLNQEPKYSAVNDVGDESLVDSMLCDSGSRLIRYGFTKSNCTEECVLFINAGGEAANEVDSSTKFVGDTHYEGGNVFRTNESITEGGDFPFIYQSARLGNFSYHFNDLPPGDYFVDLHFAEIINTNGPKGMRVFNIYVQEEKVLSELDIFSVVGANKPLQLVDLRVSMKEDGVIVIRFEGVNGSPVVSGICIRKAPKVSVPQVAHEYLKCNNCASMIEVPSAQKKLQETKSTMKYEQKIEELTMQCQRKTKECYEAWMSLTAANEQLDKVRMELDNVMFNTLSKDQTMEKQAENLRNISSRYEHDKLSWAAAINNLHEKIKVMKKEHLQLSCEAHDCVDSIPELNKMVFAVQSLVAQCEDLKVKYSEEQAKLKKLFNEFQEAKGNIRVFCRCRPLSKEEMSSGSTKIVDFDAAKDGCLGILTGGSTKKSFKFDRVYTPNNDQVDVFEDASPMVTSVLDGYNVCIFAYGQTGTGKTFTMEGTEQNRGVNYRTLEHLFNIAKERSETFTYSIAVSVLEVYNEQIRDLLATSPTSKKLEIKQASEGFLHVPGIVEAKVDNIREVWSVLHAGSNARAVGSNNVNEHSSRSHCMLCIMVKAKNLVNGECTKSKLWLVDLAGSERLSKTDVQGERLKEAQNINRSLSALGDVISALATKSSHIPYRNSKLTHLLQDSLGGDSKTLMFVQISPSDKDLGETLSSLNFASRVRGIELGPAKRQLDTSELQKLKAMLEKARQESKSKDESLRKLEENLQNLESKAKGKDQSYKNLHEKIKELEGQIELKTAIHNQSEKQLWQLSERLKGREEVCSNLQQKVKELEMKLIEQRHSESASFQQKVKELENKLKEEVQKSESYAVSLQHEVNELQRKLKEQEQNSESCLLHQKIKELEDKLRVQEQQSQGIHDCTDHAVRASTPKTFIRDEFMNEIEPRILRSSNSINRPLSQGSTLQKGSDSLHEMRRKRDFRNADAENHIFVSSSLNDTKVSRKSDPPKIARVMRTTKLVTATQGPLTHKRTSRDHNQGIKERENKKKIWS, encoded by the exons ATGGAAGAGACCCGATTCGATACTTATCACCAAGACTTAGAAACCCTAGTTCCAAATTCTTCAGTCTCCGAGGCCTTCGATTGGGAAAAAGTTGAACCCTTGAATCAAGAACCTAAATATTCTGCCGTTAATGACGTGGGCGATGAGTCTTTGGTGGATTCGATGCTTTGTGACTCTGGTTCAAGACTAATCCGTTATGGGTTTACCAAATCCAATTGTACAG AAGAATGTGTGCTGTTTATAAATGCTGGAGGTGAGGCTGCAAACGAGGTAGATTCCAGTACAAAATTTGTCGGTGACACACATTATGAAGGGGGAAATGTTTTCCGAACTAATGAGTCAATAACTGAGGGCGGAGATTTTCCATTCATCTATCAGTCTGCACGATTGGGaaatttttcttatcatttcaatGATCTTCCTCCTGGAGACTATTTTGTTGACCTTCATTTCGCAGAGATAATAAACACAAACGGACCTAAAGGAATGAGGGTATTCAATATATATGTCCAGGAAGAAAAG GTCCTATCCGAGTTAGATATTTTCTCTGTAGTCGGAGCTAATAAGCCATTGCAGTTGGTTGACTTGAGGGTATCTATGAAGGAGGATGGAGTAATTGTGATAAGATTTGAAGGGGTCAATGGAAGCCCAGTAGTTAGTGGAATTTGTATTAGGAAAGCGCCAAAGGTTTCAG TTCCTCAAGTGGCACATGAATATCTTAAATGCAACAACTGTGCTTCTATGATAGAAGTTCCTTCAGCTCAG AAGAAACTACAGGAAACGAAATCCACCATGAAATATGAGCAGAAGATAGAAGAATTGACCATGCAGTGTCAACGAAAGACAAAAGAATGCTATGAGGCTTGGATGTCATTGACTGCGGCAAATGAACAGCTGGACAAGGTCAGGATGGAACTTGACAATGTAATGTTTAACACACTTTCTAAAG ATCAAACTATGGAGAAACAAGCTGAAAATCTGAGGAATATCTCCAGTAGGTATGAGCATGATAAGCTATCCTGGGCAGCTGCAATCAATAATTTACACGAAAAAATAAAG GTGATGAAAAAAGAGCATCTTCAGCTTTCTTGTGAAGCTCATGATTGTGTTGATTCAATTcctgagttgaataaaatggtTTTTGCAGTTCAGTCTTTGG TTGCCCAGTGTGAAGATCTCAAAGTGAAGTACAGTGAAGAGCAAGCTAAGCTAAAGAAACTCTTTAATGAATTTCAGGAGGCTAAAG GGAATATCAGGGTTTTCTGCCGCTGTCGTCCCCTAAGTAAAGAAGAGATGTCGTCTGGTTCTACAAAAATTGTAGACTTTGATGCTGCGAAGGATGGATGTCTTGGAATTCTGACTGGTGGCTCCACCAAAAAGTCTTTCAAATTTGACCGTGTTTACACACCAAACAATGATCAAG TTGATGTGTTTGAGGATGCTTCGCCAATGGTGACATCAGTGCTAGATGGCTACAATGTGTGCATATTTGCTTATGGGCAAACAGGGACAGGAAAGACATTTACAATGGAGGGTACTGAGCAAAACAGAGGAGTAAATTATAGGACTCTTGAGCACTTGTTTAATATTGCCAAGGAAAGGAGCGAAACTTTTACATACAGCATAGCTGTTAGTGTTCTTGAAGTTTATAATGAGCAGATTAGAGACTTGCTGGCAACATCTCCAACATCAAAAAA GTTGGAGATAAAGCAAGCTTCTGAAGGATTTCTACATGTTCCTGGAATTGTAGAAGCCAAAGTTGATAACATCAGGGAAGTCTGGAGTGTACTGCATGCTGGAAGTAATGCTAGGGCTGTTGGAAGTAATAATGTGAACGAGCATAGTAGCCGATCTCACTG CATGCTTTGTATAATGGTAAAAGCAAAGAACTTGGTGAATGGAGAGTGCACCAAAAGTAAGCTTTGGCTTGTAGATTTGGCAGGCAGTGAGAGGCTTTCAAAAACTGACGTGCAAGGGGAGCGCCTGAAGGAAgcacaaaatataaatagatcACTTTCAGCTCTTGGAGATGTCATATCAGCTTTGGCAACTAAAAGTAGTCATATCCCATACAG GAACTCCAAATTGACTCATTTACTTCAAGACTCATTAG GGGGCGACTCCAAAACTTTGATGTTTGTACAAATTAGTCCTTCAGACAAGGACTTGGGTGAGACTTTGagttctttaaattttgcatCTCGGGTTCGTGGGATTGAGTTGGGCCCTGCCAAGAGGCAGCTTGATACAAGCGAACTGCAGAAGTTGAAAGCAATG CTTGAAAAAGCAAGGCAGGAATCCAAATCCAAAGATGAATCTTTGAGGAAGCTAGAAGAGAATTTACAGAACCTTGAGAGCAAGGCAAAAGGCAAAGATCAGAGTTATAAAAACCTACATGAGAAGATCAAAGAGCTTGAAGGCCAGATTGAATTGAAGACAGCGATCCATAACCAGTCTGAGAAGCAACTTTGGCAATTATCTGAGAGATTGAAGGGGAGGGAAGAAGTCTGCAGTAATCTCCAGCAAAAG GTCAAAGAGTTGGAGATGAAGCTCATAGAACAACGGCACTCAGAATCTGCATCTTTTCAACAGAAG GTTAAGGAACTTGAAAACAAGCTCAAGGAGGAAGTGCAGAAATCAGAGTCTTACGCTGTCAGCCTTCAACATGAG GTGAATGAGCTGCAACGAAAACTAAAAGAGCAGGAACAAAATTCAGAGTCTTGCTTACTTCAtcaaaag ATCAAGGAGCTTGAAGATAAGTTGAGGGTGCAAGAGCAGCAGTCTCAGGGTATTCATGATTGCACTGATCATGCAGTTAGGGCCAGTACTCCTAAAACCTTTATAAGAGATGAATTTATGAATGAGATTGAGCCTCGTATACTGAGAAGTTCAAATTCAATAAACCGCCCGTTGAGTCAAGGTTCTACTTTGCAAAAAGGAAGTGATTCTCTCCATGAGATGAGGAGGAAAAGAGACTTCAGAAATGCTGATGCAGAAAACCATATTTTTGTGTCGTCTTCTTTAAATGATACCAAGGTTAGTAGGAAATCTGATCCACCTAAAATTGCAAGGGTTATGAGAACAACAAAGCTAGTCACTGCTACTCAAGGGCCCTTGACTCACAAGAGGACCAGCAGAGATCATAACCAAGGGATCAAGGAGagggaaaataagaagaagatcTGGTCATGA
- the LOC121259016 gene encoding dof zinc finger protein DOF5.7-like — translation MSPDNIPAKPVIQKDDSQGSGSRKTASTRPAEQGLKCPRCDSPNTKFCYYNNYSLTQPRHFCKTCRRYWTNGGALRNVPIGGGCRKNKKVKSSSRLSGDSKDTVISSSEIGGLKFFHGLSPAMDFQLGGLSYPRLHPPTTGIYNQFSSLGDVSSTFAAASGGVTGPCFTLDPSGSSNSLMTFNYPLSSTSAGVGGFSTAAVQNTTSINIHSGLASSIESLSTINQDLHWKLQQQRLATLFGGEIQKDNSVPSIPLETHTQKPQPIVFQNLEISKTEACGVGNSRKQGTSGDQIATEWFFGNSYGPVTTTPTNSAVNDGGNGNTSSWNGTQAWSHDLQQYSALP, via the coding sequence ATGTCACCGGATAACATCCCGGCAAAGCCGGTGATTCAGAAAGATGACAGCCAAGGCTCAGGTAGCCGCAAAACTGCGTCCACAAGGCCAGCGGAGCAAGGCCTAAAGTGCCCACGATGCGACTCGCCTAACACCAAATTCTGCTACTACAACAATTACAGCCTCACGCAGCCAAGGCATTTCTGCAAGACTTGTAGAAGGTACTGGACAAATGGTGGGGCTTTGCGCAACGTTCCCATCGGCGGGGGTTGCCGGAAAAACAAGAAGGTAAAGTCATCTTCGAGGCTCTCCGGGGACTCCAAAGACACAGTGATCTCATCTTCAGAGATCGGTGGATTGAAATTCTTCCATGGTCTATCCCCGGCGATGGATTTTCAGCTTGGTGGGTTATCATACCCCAGACTTCACCCTCCAACAACAGGTATTTACAACCAGTTTTCCTCATTAGGAGACGTTTCGAGTACTTTCGCAGCTGCTTCTGGAGGTGTCACTGGTCCTTGTTTTACCCTTGATCCATCTGGAAGCTCTAATTCTCTGATGACTTTTAATTATCCTCTTTCATCGACAAGTGCTGGTGTTGGTGGTTTTAGTACTGCTGCAGTTCAGAACACGACCTCCATTAACATTCACAGCGGTCTTGCATCTTCTATCGAATCTCTGAGTACCATCAACCAAGACTTGCACTGGAAGCTCCAGCAGCAGAGGCTGGCCACGCTATTTGGTGGGGAAATTCAGAAAGATAACAGCGTTCCCTCCATTCCTCTTGAAACCCATACGCAGAAACCGCAACCCATTGTATTTCAGAATCTGGAGATTTCCAAAACAGAGGCTTGCGGTGTTggaaattcaagaaaacaagGTACAAGTGGGGATCAGATAGCGACAGAGTGGTTTTTTGGGAACTCTTATGGCCCAGTGACCACTACTCCGACCAACAGTGCCGTCAACGATGGTGGCAACGGTAACACGAGTAGCTGGAATGGAACTCAAGCGTGGAGTCATGACTTGCAACAATATAGTGCTTTGCCCTAG
- the LOC121261599 gene encoding kinesin-like protein KIN-14R isoform X2: protein MEETRFDTYHQDLETLVPNSSVSEAFDWEKVEPLNQEPKYSAVNDVGDESLVDSMLCDSGSRLIRYGFTKSNCTECVLFINAGGEAANEVDSSTKFVGDTHYEGGNVFRTNESITEGGDFPFIYQSARLGNFSYHFNDLPPGDYFVDLHFAEIINTNGPKGMRVFNIYVQEEKVLSELDIFSVVGANKPLQLVDLRVSMKEDGVIVIRFEGVNGSPVVSGICIRKAPKVSVPQVAHEYLKCNNCASMIEVPSAQKKLQETKSTMKYEQKIEELTMQCQRKTKECYEAWMSLTAANEQLDKVRMELDNVMFNTLSKDQTMEKQAENLRNISSRYEHDKLSWAAAINNLHEKIKVMKKEHLQLSCEAHDCVDSIPELNKMVFAVQSLVAQCEDLKVKYSEEQAKLKKLFNEFQEAKGNIRVFCRCRPLSKEEMSSGSTKIVDFDAAKDGCLGILTGGSTKKSFKFDRVYTPNNDQVDVFEDASPMVTSVLDGYNVCIFAYGQTGTGKTFTMEGTEQNRGVNYRTLEHLFNIAKERSETFTYSIAVSVLEVYNEQIRDLLATSPTSKKLEIKQASEGFLHVPGIVEAKVDNIREVWSVLHAGSNARAVGSNNVNEHSSRSHCMLCIMVKAKNLVNGECTKSKLWLVDLAGSERLSKTDVQGERLKEAQNINRSLSALGDVISALATKSSHIPYRNSKLTHLLQDSLGGDSKTLMFVQISPSDKDLGETLSSLNFASRVRGIELGPAKRQLDTSELQKLKAMLEKARQESKSKDESLRKLEENLQNLESKAKGKDQSYKNLHEKIKELEGQIELKTAIHNQSEKQLWQLSERLKGREEVCSNLQQKVKELEMKLIEQRHSESASFQQKVKELENKLKEEVQKSESYAVSLQHEVNELQRKLKEQEQNSESCLLHQKIKELEDKLRVQEQQSQGIHDCTDHAVRASTPKTFIRDEFMNEIEPRILRSSNSINRPLSQGSTLQKGSDSLHEMRRKRDFRNADAENHIFVSSSLNDTKVSRKSDPPKIARVMRTTKLVTATQGPLTHKRTSRDHNQGIKERENKKKIWS from the exons ATGGAAGAGACCCGATTCGATACTTATCACCAAGACTTAGAAACCCTAGTTCCAAATTCTTCAGTCTCCGAGGCCTTCGATTGGGAAAAAGTTGAACCCTTGAATCAAGAACCTAAATATTCTGCCGTTAATGACGTGGGCGATGAGTCTTTGGTGGATTCGATGCTTTGTGACTCTGGTTCAAGACTAATCCGTTATGGGTTTACCAAATCCAATTGTACAG AATGTGTGCTGTTTATAAATGCTGGAGGTGAGGCTGCAAACGAGGTAGATTCCAGTACAAAATTTGTCGGTGACACACATTATGAAGGGGGAAATGTTTTCCGAACTAATGAGTCAATAACTGAGGGCGGAGATTTTCCATTCATCTATCAGTCTGCACGATTGGGaaatttttcttatcatttcaatGATCTTCCTCCTGGAGACTATTTTGTTGACCTTCATTTCGCAGAGATAATAAACACAAACGGACCTAAAGGAATGAGGGTATTCAATATATATGTCCAGGAAGAAAAG GTCCTATCCGAGTTAGATATTTTCTCTGTAGTCGGAGCTAATAAGCCATTGCAGTTGGTTGACTTGAGGGTATCTATGAAGGAGGATGGAGTAATTGTGATAAGATTTGAAGGGGTCAATGGAAGCCCAGTAGTTAGTGGAATTTGTATTAGGAAAGCGCCAAAGGTTTCAG TTCCTCAAGTGGCACATGAATATCTTAAATGCAACAACTGTGCTTCTATGATAGAAGTTCCTTCAGCTCAG AAGAAACTACAGGAAACGAAATCCACCATGAAATATGAGCAGAAGATAGAAGAATTGACCATGCAGTGTCAACGAAAGACAAAAGAATGCTATGAGGCTTGGATGTCATTGACTGCGGCAAATGAACAGCTGGACAAGGTCAGGATGGAACTTGACAATGTAATGTTTAACACACTTTCTAAAG ATCAAACTATGGAGAAACAAGCTGAAAATCTGAGGAATATCTCCAGTAGGTATGAGCATGATAAGCTATCCTGGGCAGCTGCAATCAATAATTTACACGAAAAAATAAAG GTGATGAAAAAAGAGCATCTTCAGCTTTCTTGTGAAGCTCATGATTGTGTTGATTCAATTcctgagttgaataaaatggtTTTTGCAGTTCAGTCTTTGG TTGCCCAGTGTGAAGATCTCAAAGTGAAGTACAGTGAAGAGCAAGCTAAGCTAAAGAAACTCTTTAATGAATTTCAGGAGGCTAAAG GGAATATCAGGGTTTTCTGCCGCTGTCGTCCCCTAAGTAAAGAAGAGATGTCGTCTGGTTCTACAAAAATTGTAGACTTTGATGCTGCGAAGGATGGATGTCTTGGAATTCTGACTGGTGGCTCCACCAAAAAGTCTTTCAAATTTGACCGTGTTTACACACCAAACAATGATCAAG TTGATGTGTTTGAGGATGCTTCGCCAATGGTGACATCAGTGCTAGATGGCTACAATGTGTGCATATTTGCTTATGGGCAAACAGGGACAGGAAAGACATTTACAATGGAGGGTACTGAGCAAAACAGAGGAGTAAATTATAGGACTCTTGAGCACTTGTTTAATATTGCCAAGGAAAGGAGCGAAACTTTTACATACAGCATAGCTGTTAGTGTTCTTGAAGTTTATAATGAGCAGATTAGAGACTTGCTGGCAACATCTCCAACATCAAAAAA GTTGGAGATAAAGCAAGCTTCTGAAGGATTTCTACATGTTCCTGGAATTGTAGAAGCCAAAGTTGATAACATCAGGGAAGTCTGGAGTGTACTGCATGCTGGAAGTAATGCTAGGGCTGTTGGAAGTAATAATGTGAACGAGCATAGTAGCCGATCTCACTG CATGCTTTGTATAATGGTAAAAGCAAAGAACTTGGTGAATGGAGAGTGCACCAAAAGTAAGCTTTGGCTTGTAGATTTGGCAGGCAGTGAGAGGCTTTCAAAAACTGACGTGCAAGGGGAGCGCCTGAAGGAAgcacaaaatataaatagatcACTTTCAGCTCTTGGAGATGTCATATCAGCTTTGGCAACTAAAAGTAGTCATATCCCATACAG GAACTCCAAATTGACTCATTTACTTCAAGACTCATTAG GGGGCGACTCCAAAACTTTGATGTTTGTACAAATTAGTCCTTCAGACAAGGACTTGGGTGAGACTTTGagttctttaaattttgcatCTCGGGTTCGTGGGATTGAGTTGGGCCCTGCCAAGAGGCAGCTTGATACAAGCGAACTGCAGAAGTTGAAAGCAATG CTTGAAAAAGCAAGGCAGGAATCCAAATCCAAAGATGAATCTTTGAGGAAGCTAGAAGAGAATTTACAGAACCTTGAGAGCAAGGCAAAAGGCAAAGATCAGAGTTATAAAAACCTACATGAGAAGATCAAAGAGCTTGAAGGCCAGATTGAATTGAAGACAGCGATCCATAACCAGTCTGAGAAGCAACTTTGGCAATTATCTGAGAGATTGAAGGGGAGGGAAGAAGTCTGCAGTAATCTCCAGCAAAAG GTCAAAGAGTTGGAGATGAAGCTCATAGAACAACGGCACTCAGAATCTGCATCTTTTCAACAGAAG GTTAAGGAACTTGAAAACAAGCTCAAGGAGGAAGTGCAGAAATCAGAGTCTTACGCTGTCAGCCTTCAACATGAG GTGAATGAGCTGCAACGAAAACTAAAAGAGCAGGAACAAAATTCAGAGTCTTGCTTACTTCAtcaaaag ATCAAGGAGCTTGAAGATAAGTTGAGGGTGCAAGAGCAGCAGTCTCAGGGTATTCATGATTGCACTGATCATGCAGTTAGGGCCAGTACTCCTAAAACCTTTATAAGAGATGAATTTATGAATGAGATTGAGCCTCGTATACTGAGAAGTTCAAATTCAATAAACCGCCCGTTGAGTCAAGGTTCTACTTTGCAAAAAGGAAGTGATTCTCTCCATGAGATGAGGAGGAAAAGAGACTTCAGAAATGCTGATGCAGAAAACCATATTTTTGTGTCGTCTTCTTTAAATGATACCAAGGTTAGTAGGAAATCTGATCCACCTAAAATTGCAAGGGTTATGAGAACAACAAAGCTAGTCACTGCTACTCAAGGGCCCTTGACTCACAAGAGGACCAGCAGAGATCATAACCAAGGGATCAAGGAGagggaaaataagaagaagatcTGGTCATGA
- the LOC121260682 gene encoding uncharacterized protein LOC121260682, whose protein sequence is MSSLSLSSSVGKRTLASPLCFCDVEANLRYSNTKANPGRPFLGCPKYNMKGLPHCNYFKWADSEQNIEVEERKNEVSRKTEEELEKRLSDIENKVTELLKIVDDIKKIEMVLYSIYEEVRKNELVLLEREVALRHSRTLSRMYFGVFVVIFCYLYFW, encoded by the exons ATGTCGTCATTATCACTATCTTCATCCGTTGGCAAACGTACTTTGGCATCGCCCTTGTGCTTCTGTGACGTTGAAGCTAATTTGAGATACTCAAATACTAAGGCAAATCCTGGACGACCCTTCTTAGGGTGTCCAAAGTACAACATGAAG GGATTACCACACTGTAATTATTTCAAGTGGGCAGATAGTGAGCAAAACATAGaggtagaagaaagaaaaaatgaagtgtCAAGGAAAACTGAGGAAGAGCTCGAAAAGAGACTCAGCGATATCGAAAATAAAGTAACTGAGCTCCTTAAGATAGTGGATGACATCAAGAAGATAGAGATGGtgctatatagtatatatgagGAGGTCCGGAAAAATGAGTTGGTgcttcttgagagagaagttgCCCTAAGGCATTCACGCACGTTATCCCGGATGTACTTTGGTGTTTTTGTAGTTATTTTTTGCTATTTATACTTTTGGTAG